A part of Agromyces protaetiae genomic DNA contains:
- a CDS encoding DUF4126 domain-containing protein produces MLELLAGTGLALAAGLNAWIPLVVLGALDRFTGLVELPPAWAWLANEWVLLILVVLLIVEIVADKVPGLDSVNDVVQTIVRPTAGGLAFGSGTGATTVAVTDPEAFFASDQWIPIAIGAALALGVHLVKALARPVVNATTAGLGAPVVSTVEDVGSAVLAFAAILVPVLVVVGVVAIVVAAVIALRTRAARRAAKRAATDSA; encoded by the coding sequence ATGCTCGAACTGCTCGCCGGCACCGGTCTGGCCCTCGCGGCAGGTCTCAACGCGTGGATCCCGCTCGTCGTCCTTGGCGCGCTCGACCGATTCACCGGCCTCGTCGAACTTCCGCCCGCGTGGGCGTGGCTCGCGAACGAATGGGTGCTGCTCATCCTCGTCGTCCTCCTCATCGTCGAGATCGTCGCCGACAAGGTGCCCGGACTCGACAGCGTCAACGACGTCGTGCAGACGATCGTGCGGCCGACCGCCGGCGGACTCGCCTTCGGCTCGGGCACCGGAGCGACGACCGTCGCCGTCACCGACCCCGAAGCCTTCTTCGCCTCCGACCAGTGGATCCCCATCGCGATCGGCGCGGCACTCGCGCTCGGCGTCCACCTCGTCAAGGCACTCGCTCGTCCCGTCGTCAATGCGACGACCGCCGGGTTGGGTGCGCCCGTCGTGAGCACGGTCGAGGATGTCGGATCTGCCGTGCTCGCGTTCGCCGCGATCCTCGTGCCCGTCCTCGTCGTCGTGGGCGTCGTCGCGATCGTCGTCGCGGCGGTCATCGCTCTCCGCACGCGGGCGGCGCGGAGAGCGGCGAAGCGAGCTGCGACCGACAGCGCGTGA
- the coaE gene encoding dephospho-CoA kinase encodes MYLIGLTGGIASGKSTVARRLFAHGAVHLDADQLARRVVEPGTPALAAIVAEFGEAVLQPDGMLDRAKLGEIVFHDEAAREKLNAIVHPAVRTLAGKLIAKAEAENSDAVVVYDVPLLVEARVDHPFDLVVVTSAGRHEQVKRLVEERGLDPIQAEARVDSQASDDERRAIADVVIDTSGALAHTMSQADALWARIVAERAAKAQG; translated from the coding sequence GTGTACCTCATCGGACTCACCGGCGGCATCGCGTCGGGCAAATCGACCGTGGCCCGCCGTCTCTTCGCGCACGGCGCCGTGCACCTCGATGCCGATCAGCTTGCACGGCGCGTCGTCGAGCCCGGCACGCCGGCGCTCGCGGCGATCGTCGCGGAGTTCGGCGAGGCGGTGCTCCAGCCCGACGGCATGCTCGATCGGGCGAAGCTCGGCGAGATCGTCTTCCACGACGAGGCTGCCCGCGAGAAGCTCAACGCGATCGTGCACCCCGCGGTGCGTACGCTCGCGGGAAAGCTCATCGCGAAGGCCGAGGCGGAGAATTCCGATGCAGTGGTCGTCTACGACGTGCCGCTCCTCGTCGAGGCGCGGGTGGATCATCCGTTCGATCTCGTCGTCGTGACGAGTGCGGGGCGTCACGAGCAGGTCAAGCGACTCGTCGAGGAGCGCGGTCTCGACCCGATCCAGGCTGAGGCGCGGGTCGATTCGCAGGCGTCCGACGATGAGCGCCGGGCGATCGCCGACGTCGTCATCGACACCTCGGGGGCGCTCGCGCACACCATGAGTCAGGCGGACGCGCTCTGGGCGCGGATCGTCGCGGAACGGGCCGCCAAAGCGCAGGGCTGA
- the uvrB gene encoding excinuclease ABC subunit UvrB produces MQSTRSVRPFEVVSEYSPSGDQPAAIAELAARINAGETDVVLLGATGTGKSATTAWLIEQVQRPTLVLAHNKTLAAQLTNEFRELMPNNAVEYFVSYYDYYQPEAYVPQTDTFIEKDSSINAEVERLRHSTTNSLLSRRDVVVVSTVSCIYGLGTPEEYLAAMMPLQVGQRVDRDWLIRKFVSMQYQRNDVDFSRGTFRVRGDTIEIIPVYEELAIRIEMFGDEVEALYSLHPLTGQVVAKLDAVPVFPGSHYVASTDVMQRAIGTIRDELDERLQELEREGKLLEAQRLRMRTTFDLEMMEQIGFCSGIENYSRHIDGREAGEPPHCLLDYFPDDFLVVIDESHVTVPQIGAMYEGDSSRKRTLVEHGFRLPSALDNRPLKWNEFKDRVGQTVYLSATPGKYEFGVADGVVEQIIRPTGLVDPQIVVKPSKGQIDDLLEEIRVRAERDERVLVTTLTKRMAEELTDYLTEAGVRVRYLHSDVDTLRRVELLTELRAGVYDVLVGINLLREGLDLPEVSLVAILDADKEGFLRSSTSLIQTIGRAARNVSGEVHMYADVLTDSMNSAIDETNRRRDKQLEYNRVNGIDPQPLRKRIADITEVLAREEADTAKLLAGRDARQKSPVPSGKREGIASAGADNLEELIRDLNEQMLEAAGELKFELAARLRDEVSELKRELRQMEKAGHLG; encoded by the coding sequence ATGCAGTCCACGCGTTCCGTGCGCCCGTTCGAGGTCGTGAGCGAGTACTCCCCGTCGGGCGATCAGCCCGCGGCGATCGCCGAACTCGCCGCCCGCATCAATGCCGGTGAGACCGATGTCGTGCTGCTCGGCGCAACGGGCACGGGCAAGTCGGCGACGACGGCGTGGCTCATCGAGCAGGTGCAGCGCCCGACGCTCGTGCTCGCGCACAACAAGACCCTCGCGGCACAGCTGACGAACGAGTTCCGCGAGCTCATGCCGAACAACGCGGTCGAGTACTTCGTGTCGTACTACGACTACTACCAGCCAGAGGCCTACGTGCCCCAGACCGACACCTTCATCGAGAAGGACTCGTCGATCAACGCCGAGGTCGAGCGGTTGCGTCACTCGACGACGAACTCGCTCCTCAGCCGGCGCGACGTCGTCGTCGTGTCGACGGTCTCGTGCATCTACGGTCTCGGCACGCCCGAAGAGTACTTGGCGGCGATGATGCCGCTCCAGGTCGGGCAGCGCGTCGATCGTGACTGGCTCATCCGCAAGTTCGTGTCGATGCAGTACCAGCGCAACGACGTCGACTTCTCGCGCGGCACGTTCCGGGTTCGGGGCGACACGATCGAGATCATCCCCGTCTATGAAGAACTCGCGATCCGCATCGAGATGTTCGGCGACGAGGTCGAGGCGCTCTACAGTCTCCATCCGCTCACAGGGCAGGTCGTCGCGAAGCTCGACGCGGTGCCGGTGTTCCCCGGCTCGCACTACGTGGCATCCACCGATGTCATGCAGCGCGCGATCGGCACCATCCGCGACGAACTCGACGAGCGTCTGCAAGAGCTCGAGCGCGAGGGAAAGCTGCTCGAAGCGCAGCGGCTGCGCATGCGCACGACGTTCGACCTCGAGATGATGGAGCAGATCGGGTTCTGCTCGGGCATCGAGAACTACTCGCGCCACATCGACGGGCGTGAAGCGGGGGAGCCGCCTCATTGCCTGCTCGACTACTTCCCCGACGATTTCCTCGTCGTCATCGACGAGTCGCACGTGACGGTGCCGCAGATCGGCGCGATGTACGAGGGCGACTCGTCGCGCAAGCGCACGCTCGTCGAGCACGGATTCCGACTTCCGAGCGCGCTCGACAACCGCCCGCTCAAGTGGAACGAATTCAAAGACCGCGTCGGGCAGACCGTCTACCTCTCGGCGACCCCCGGCAAGTACGAGTTCGGCGTCGCCGACGGCGTCGTCGAACAGATCATCCGCCCGACGGGCCTCGTCGATCCGCAGATCGTCGTCAAGCCGTCGAAGGGGCAGATCGACGACCTCCTCGAAGAGATCCGCGTCCGCGCGGAGCGCGACGAGCGCGTACTCGTCACGACGCTGACCAAGCGCATGGCCGAGGAGCTCACCGACTATCTCACCGAGGCCGGTGTGCGCGTGCGGTACCTCCACTCCGACGTCGACACACTCCGCCGCGTCGAGCTGCTCACCGAACTCCGCGCGGGCGTATACGACGTGCTCGTCGGCATCAATCTCCTGCGCGAGGGACTTGACCTGCCCGAGGTCTCGCTCGTCGCGATCCTCGACGCCGACAAAGAGGGGTTCCTGCGCTCGTCGACCTCGCTCATCCAGACGATCGGGCGCGCCGCACGAAACGTGTCGGGCGAGGTGCACATGTACGCCGATGTGCTGACCGACTCGATGAACAGCGCGATCGACGAGACGAACCGACGACGCGACAAGCAGCTCGAGTACAACCGCGTCAACGGGATCGATCCGCAGCCGCTGCGTAAGCGCATCGCCGACATCACAGAGGTGCTCGCTCGCGAAGAGGCCGATACCGCGAAGCTCCTCGCCGGACGCGACGCGCGGCAGAAGTCGCCCGTTCCCTCGGGCAAGCGCGAGGGCATCGCCTCGGCAGGGGCCGACAACCTCGAAGAGCTCATCCGCGATCTCAACGAGCAGATGCTGGAGGCGGCCGGCGAGTTGAAGTTCGAACTCGCGGCGCGCTTGCGCGACGAGGTATCGGAGTTGAAGCGCGAGTTGCGGCAGATGGAGAAGGCCGGGCACCTGGGCTGA
- the uvrA gene encoding excinuclease ABC subunit UvrA: MFAESASALGILVGGSLYTRRVPVSRLDTHAHLSVRGARVHNLRNVDVEIPRDAMVVFTGLSGSGKSSLAFDTIFAEGQRRYVESLSAYARQFLGQVDRPDVDFIEGLSPAVSIDQKSTNRNPRSTVGTITEIYDYMRLLWARIGVPHCPVCGERIQRQTVQQIADQLMELPEGTRFQVLSPVVSKKKGEFVDLFRDLGSQGYTRAVVDGEVVRLDEPPTLKKQVKHDISVVIDRLVSSPDLLGRLTDSLETALRLTDGLVQVNYVDREGDDAWQTFSEKLSCPNQHPIALTEIEPRTFSFNAPFGACPECSGLGTRMSVDEDLLLGDPSLSIADGVILPWTSQGKSLYNYYEKLLDGLAHDLGFSLDTPWEQLDERAQAAVLRGENFEVRVRWRNRYGREMTYTSGFEGVVPYIERQYAQAETDVQRARWAEYLREVPCPVCDGDRLKPEVLAVLVHEASIADVTRLSLTDARAFMDRLELTEREQAIAAQVLREIKLRLDFLIRVGLSYLDLARAAGTLSGGEAQRIRLATQIGSGLTGVLYVLDEPSIGLHQRDNRRLIETLVALRDLGNTLIVVEHDEDTIRTADWIVDIGPGAGVNGGTVVHSGDYATLLKNRESLTADYLSGRKEIGIPAKRRPIDPERKITVEGAEANNLRKVDVAFPLGTFTAVTGVSGSGKSSLVNDILYRVLANKLNGARKVPGKHRRVTGLEQLDKVVHVDQAPIGRTPRSNPATYTGVFDRIRTLFAETVEAKARGYLPGRFSFNVKGGRCEACAGDGTIKIEMNFLPDVYVACEVCGGKRYNRETLQVHYKGKNISEVLEMPISEAADFFEPISAIHRYLKTLVDVGLGYVQLGQSATTLSGGEAQRVKLATELQRRSNGRSVYVLDEPTTGLHFEDVRKLLKVLGKLVDKGNTVIVIEHNLDVIKSADWVIDLGPEGGSGGGTILATGTPEQVADVHESHTGYFLREIFDVHGRAEVAS; the protein is encoded by the coding sequence ATGTTCGCTGAGAGCGCGAGCGCTCTCGGCATCCTTGTCGGTGGCTCTCTCTACACTCGAAGGGTGCCTGTTTCACGTCTCGACACCCATGCCCATTTGAGTGTTCGCGGTGCCCGCGTGCACAATCTGCGCAACGTCGACGTCGAGATCCCGCGCGACGCGATGGTCGTCTTCACGGGTCTGTCGGGGTCCGGCAAGTCGTCGCTCGCGTTCGACACGATCTTCGCCGAGGGTCAGCGCCGCTACGTCGAATCGCTGTCCGCGTATGCGCGGCAGTTCCTCGGGCAGGTCGACCGTCCCGACGTCGACTTCATCGAGGGGTTGAGCCCGGCCGTCTCGATCGACCAGAAGTCGACGAACCGCAACCCGCGGTCGACGGTGGGCACCATCACCGAGATCTACGACTACATGCGCCTCCTGTGGGCGCGCATCGGCGTGCCGCACTGTCCGGTCTGCGGCGAGCGCATCCAGCGGCAGACGGTGCAGCAGATCGCCGATCAGCTCATGGAGCTGCCCGAGGGCACGCGCTTCCAGGTGCTGAGCCCCGTCGTGTCGAAGAAGAAGGGCGAGTTCGTCGACCTCTTCCGCGACCTCGGCTCGCAGGGATACACGCGTGCGGTCGTCGACGGCGAGGTCGTCCGGCTCGACGAGCCGCCGACGCTCAAGAAGCAGGTCAAGCACGACATCTCGGTCGTGATCGACCGACTCGTCTCATCGCCCGATCTGCTCGGTCGGCTGACCGACTCGCTCGAGACCGCCCTGCGCCTCACCGACGGCCTCGTGCAGGTCAACTACGTCGATCGCGAGGGCGACGACGCGTGGCAGACGTTCTCCGAGAAGCTGTCCTGCCCGAACCAGCACCCCATCGCGCTCACCGAGATCGAGCCGCGCACGTTCTCGTTCAATGCTCCGTTCGGCGCATGCCCCGAGTGCTCGGGCCTCGGCACGCGCATGTCGGTCGACGAGGACCTCTTGCTCGGCGATCCGTCGCTCAGCATCGCCGACGGCGTCATCCTGCCGTGGACCTCGCAGGGCAAGAGCCTCTACAACTACTACGAGAAGCTCCTCGACGGGCTCGCGCACGACCTCGGGTTCTCGCTCGACACTCCGTGGGAACAACTCGACGAGCGGGCGCAGGCGGCCGTGCTCCGCGGCGAGAACTTCGAAGTGCGGGTTCGTTGGCGCAATCGCTACGGCCGCGAGATGACCTACACGTCGGGCTTCGAGGGCGTCGTCCCCTACATCGAGCGCCAGTACGCGCAGGCCGAGACCGACGTGCAGCGAGCGAGGTGGGCCGAGTACCTCCGCGAGGTGCCGTGCCCCGTCTGCGACGGCGACCGCCTCAAGCCCGAGGTGCTCGCGGTGCTCGTGCACGAGGCATCCATCGCGGATGTCACGCGACTCAGCCTCACCGACGCGCGGGCCTTCATGGACCGACTCGAACTCACGGAGCGCGAGCAGGCGATCGCCGCGCAGGTTCTCCGCGAGATCAAGCTTCGCCTCGACTTCCTCATCCGGGTCGGGCTCAGCTATCTCGACCTCGCGCGTGCCGCGGGCACGCTCTCGGGCGGCGAGGCGCAGCGCATCCGCCTCGCGACGCAGATCGGCTCGGGCCTCACGGGCGTGCTCTACGTGCTCGACGAGCCGAGCATCGGTCTCCACCAGCGCGACAACCGACGCCTCATCGAGACCCTCGTGGCGCTCCGCGACCTCGGCAACACGCTCATCGTCGTCGAGCACGACGAAGACACCATCCGCACGGCCGACTGGATCGTCGACATCGGTCCGGGCGCAGGCGTCAACGGCGGCACGGTCGTCCACTCGGGCGACTACGCGACCCTGCTGAAGAACCGCGAGTCGCTCACGGCCGACTACCTGTCGGGTCGCAAAGAGATCGGCATCCCCGCGAAGCGGCGACCGATCGACCCCGAGCGGAAGATCACGGTCGAGGGCGCCGAGGCGAACAACCTCCGCAAGGTCGACGTCGCGTTCCCGCTCGGCACGTTCACTGCGGTGACCGGTGTGAGCGGTTCGGGCAAGTCCTCGCTCGTCAACGACATCCTCTACCGGGTGCTCGCCAACAAGTTGAACGGCGCCCGAAAGGTTCCGGGCAAGCACCGCCGAGTCACGGGGCTCGAGCAGCTCGACAAGGTCGTGCACGTCGACCAGGCGCCGATCGGCCGTACGCCGCGGTCGAATCCTGCGACGTACACGGGCGTGTTCGATCGCATCCGTACGCTCTTCGCCGAGACCGTCGAGGCGAAGGCACGCGGCTATCTTCCGGGCCGATTCAGCTTCAACGTCAAGGGCGGCCGCTGCGAGGCATGCGCGGGCGACGGCACGATCAAGATCGAGATGAACTTCCTGCCCGACGTGTATGTGGCGTGCGAGGTGTGCGGCGGCAAGCGGTACAACCGCGAGACCCTCCAGGTGCACTACAAGGGCAAGAACATCTCCGAGGTGCTCGAGATGCCGATCAGCGAAGCGGCCGACTTCTTCGAGCCGATCTCGGCGATCCACCGGTACCTGAAGACGCTCGTCGACGTCGGACTCGGCTACGTGCAGCTCGGCCAGAGCGCAACGACGCTGTCTGGCGGCGAGGCGCAGCGCGTCAAGCTCGCGACCGAGCTCCAGCGTCGATCGAACGGCCGCAGCGTGTACGTGCTCGACGAGCCGACGACGGGTCTGCACTTCGAAGACGTGCGGAAGCTCCTGAAGGTGCTCGGAAAGCTCGTCGACAAGGGCAACACGGTCATCGTCATCGAGCACAACCTCGACGTCATCAAGTCGGCCGACTGGGTCATCGACCTCGGGCCCGAGGGCGGGTCGGGCGGCGGCACGATCCTTGCGACGGGCACCCCCGAGCAGGTCGCCGACGTGCACGAGAGCCACACGGGGTACTTCCTGCGAGAGATCTTCGACGTGCACGGGCGCGCCGAGGTCGCGAGCTAG
- the uvrC gene encoding excinuclease ABC subunit UvrC, protein MTKTVPYRPKSGEIPTSPGVYRFRDAERRVLYVGKAKNLRARLSNYFAPLHTLHERTRRMVTTAASVEWTVVGSDVEALQLEITWINEWKPPFNVRFKDDKSYPYLVVTLGDEAPRAMVSRKRGIPGARYFGPYPKVWAVNETLDLLIKLFPIRTCKDSDYRRAVASGKPCFAGQIGRCFGPCSGKVTVDEHRANVDRFVAFMQNQDPRILDDLEREMRDAAAVQDYETAARRRDQLQAGREFFEKSAVVLGDAVDLDVFGIEHDELAAAVQLFIVRGGRIRGVRSWTVDKELDVPLGDLVDSVLQNAYGDDIRPPGEVVVPELPDDTSAVETWLGGIAGRRVKLKAAQRGGKAALLATATQNAKQNLMLYKTRRSADFTTRSRALEDIQEALGMPDAPLRIEGFDVSHLSGTNIVASMVVFEDGLPRKDEYRRFTIPASTDDTDSIHQVITRRLAYLRDPETRDPETMDVSSETSIAANTGSETSGTEAEFAPRRKKFAYRPNLLLIDGGQPQVEAAARALRESGVQGVAICGIAKRLEEIWTPDADFPVILPRNSDALFLFQRVRDEAHRFAITHQRARRKRDIGSVLNEIPGLGPTRVKQLLRHFGSVARLKSATPEEIAEVRGIGPTLAATVRATLDSAGTPSPR, encoded by the coding sequence ATGACGAAGACCGTCCCGTATCGCCCGAAGTCGGGGGAGATCCCGACTTCGCCGGGCGTGTATCGCTTCCGTGACGCCGAGCGGCGCGTGCTCTACGTCGGCAAGGCGAAGAACCTGCGCGCGCGCCTGTCGAACTACTTCGCGCCGCTCCACACGCTCCACGAGCGCACGCGTCGCATGGTCACGACAGCCGCGTCGGTCGAATGGACCGTCGTCGGCAGCGACGTCGAGGCGCTCCAGCTCGAGATCACCTGGATCAACGAGTGGAAGCCTCCGTTCAACGTGCGCTTCAAAGACGACAAGTCCTACCCGTACCTCGTCGTCACGCTCGGCGACGAGGCGCCTCGTGCGATGGTGTCGCGGAAGCGCGGCATCCCCGGCGCGCGCTACTTCGGTCCGTACCCGAAGGTGTGGGCGGTCAACGAGACGCTCGACCTCCTGATCAAGCTCTTCCCGATCCGCACGTGCAAAGACAGCGACTACCGGCGGGCGGTGGCGAGCGGCAAGCCGTGTTTCGCGGGCCAGATCGGGCGCTGCTTCGGGCCGTGCTCAGGCAAGGTGACGGTCGACGAGCATCGAGCGAACGTCGACCGGTTCGTGGCGTTCATGCAGAACCAAGACCCGCGCATCCTCGACGACCTCGAGCGCGAGATGCGAGACGCGGCAGCGGTGCAGGACTACGAGACCGCTGCGCGTCGCCGCGACCAGCTGCAAGCCGGACGCGAGTTCTTCGAGAAGAGTGCGGTCGTGCTCGGCGATGCGGTCGACCTCGACGTCTTCGGCATCGAGCACGACGAGCTCGCGGCAGCGGTGCAGCTGTTCATCGTGCGCGGCGGTCGCATCCGCGGCGTACGATCGTGGACCGTCGACAAGGAGCTCGATGTGCCCCTCGGAGACCTCGTCGACTCGGTCCTGCAGAATGCGTACGGCGACGATATCCGCCCGCCCGGCGAGGTCGTGGTGCCCGAACTGCCCGACGACACCTCCGCGGTCGAGACCTGGCTCGGCGGCATCGCCGGCAGGCGGGTGAAGCTCAAAGCGGCGCAGCGAGGCGGGAAAGCGGCGCTCCTGGCGACGGCGACCCAGAACGCCAAGCAGAACCTCATGCTCTACAAGACACGCAGGAGCGCCGACTTCACGACGCGCTCGCGCGCCCTCGAGGACATCCAAGAGGCACTCGGCATGCCCGATGCGCCGCTCCGCATCGAAGGGTTCGACGTCTCCCACCTGTCGGGCACGAACATCGTGGCCTCGATGGTCGTCTTCGAAGACGGTCTCCCGCGCAAAGACGAGTACCGTCGCTTCACGATTCCCGCGTCGACCGACGACACCGACTCCATCCACCAGGTCATCACCCGTCGGCTCGCGTATCTGCGCGATCCGGAGACGCGCGACCCCGAGACGATGGATGTCTCGTCCGAGACATCCATTGCAGCGAACACCGGCTCCGAAACATCCGGAACCGAGGCCGAATTCGCCCCGCGACGCAAGAAGTTCGCCTACCGACCCAACCTGCTCCTCATCGACGGCGGTCAGCCCCAAGTCGAGGCCGCTGCGCGAGCGTTGCGCGAATCGGGCGTGCAGGGCGTCGCGATCTGCGGCATCGCCAAGCGGCTCGAAGAGATCTGGACGCCCGACGCCGATTTCCCGGTCATCCTTCCGCGCAACTCCGACGCACTGTTCCTCTTCCAGCGCGTGCGCGACGAAGCGCACCGCTTCGCGATCACCCACCAGCGCGCAAGACGCAAGCGCGACATCGGCAGCGTGCTGAACGAGATCCCCGGCCTCGGCCCGACCAGGGTGAAGCAGTTGCTCCGACACTTCGGCTCGGTGGCCAGGTTGAAGTCCGCGACGCCCGAAGAGATCGCCGAGGTGCGAGGCATCGGCCCGACGCTCGCGGCGACGGTTCGGGCGACGCTCGACAGCGCCGGCACGCCCTCGCCCAGGTAG
- the rapZ gene encoding RNase adapter RapZ: MADGSGRQEMLIVTGMSGAGRSTVANALEDLDWYVVDNLPPQMLRPLVELVGRAGSSLPRIAAVVDVRGRDFFAEFQEIVQALRSGVTLRVVFLDATDAALVRRFESVRRPHPLQGDGTILDGITEERARLAAVREMSDILIDTSDLNIHQLANRVTESFADEGRAGLRVTVMSFGFKYGLPTDADLVADARFLPNPFWIPELRPLTGADAPVADYVLAQNGAREFLDAYAAALQPVFAGYQRENKRHATIAIGCTGGKHRSVALARELAERIRQFPDVAAWVKDRDLGRE; the protein is encoded by the coding sequence ATGGCGGACGGGTCCGGGCGTCAGGAGATGCTCATCGTCACGGGCATGTCCGGCGCGGGCCGCTCGACCGTGGCGAACGCGCTCGAAGACCTCGATTGGTACGTGGTCGACAATCTGCCGCCGCAGATGCTTCGTCCGCTCGTCGAGCTGGTCGGCCGTGCAGGTTCGTCACTGCCGCGCATCGCTGCGGTCGTGGATGTCCGCGGCCGCGACTTCTTCGCCGAGTTCCAGGAGATCGTGCAGGCGCTGCGCTCGGGTGTGACCCTTCGCGTCGTGTTCCTCGACGCGACCGACGCGGCGCTCGTGCGTCGGTTCGAGTCGGTTCGCAGGCCGCACCCGCTGCAGGGCGACGGCACGATCCTCGACGGCATCACCGAGGAGCGCGCACGCCTCGCGGCGGTGCGCGAGATGAGCGACATCCTCATCGACACCTCCGACCTGAACATCCACCAGCTTGCGAATCGCGTCACCGAGAGCTTCGCCGACGAGGGCAGAGCGGGCCTCCGGGTCACGGTCATGAGCTTCGGGTTCAAGTACGGGCTGCCGACCGACGCCGACCTCGTCGCCGATGCACGCTTCCTGCCGAACCCGTTCTGGATCCCCGAGCTCCGCCCGCTCACGGGCGCCGACGCCCCGGTCGCCGACTATGTGCTCGCACAGAACGGCGCCCGCGAGTTCCTCGACGCGTACGCGGCCGCCCTCCAACCGGTCTTCGCGGGCTATCAACGCGAGAACAAGCGGCACGCCACGATCGCGATCGGCTGCACCGGTGGAAAGCACCGGTCGGTGGCCTTGGCACGCGAACTCGCTGAACGCATCCGGCAGTTCCCCGACGTTGCCGCGTGGGTCAAGGATCGCGATCTCGGGCGCGAATGA
- the whiA gene encoding DNA-binding protein WhiA, whose protein sequence is MALTADVKEELARVEVAKTTVRAAELASILRFAGGLHLISGRIAIEAELDSQTIAKRVTRDLGELYGVRPDVSVISASGLRRQNQYLVRVLDGGETLARQTGLLDARRRPVRGLPNRLTTGSRDDLAAIWRGAFLAQGSLTDPGRSAALEITCPGNETAMALVGAAGRLGIAAKAREVRGIHRVVIRDGEAISGMLALMGATGTVRNWEELRQRREVRATANRLVNFDDANLRRSAQAAVAACARVERAMEILGDGIPDHLKYAGELRLAHRDASLDELGHHADPPMTKDAVAGRIRRLLAMADKRAAELGIDGTEASLPADFDLV, encoded by the coding sequence GTGGCTTTGACCGCGGACGTGAAGGAAGAACTCGCACGCGTGGAGGTAGCGAAGACGACCGTTCGCGCCGCTGAACTGGCGTCGATTCTGAGGTTCGCCGGCGGACTGCACCTCATCTCCGGCCGTATCGCGATCGAGGCCGAACTCGATTCGCAGACGATCGCGAAGCGCGTGACGCGCGACCTCGGCGAGCTCTACGGAGTGCGACCGGATGTCTCGGTGATCTCGGCTTCGGGGCTCCGGCGGCAGAACCAGTACCTCGTGCGGGTGCTCGACGGCGGCGAGACGCTGGCACGCCAGACGGGTCTCCTCGACGCGCGGCGCCGCCCCGTGCGCGGCCTGCCGAACCGACTCACGACGGGCTCGCGCGACGATCTCGCGGCGATCTGGCGCGGCGCGTTCCTCGCGCAGGGCAGTCTCACCGACCCCGGCCGCTCTGCGGCGCTCGAGATCACCTGCCCCGGGAATGAGACCGCCATGGCGCTCGTCGGCGCGGCGGGGCGTCTCGGCATCGCGGCCAAGGCGCGCGAGGTGCGAGGCATCCACCGCGTCGTCATCCGCGACGGCGAGGCGATCAGCGGCATGCTCGCTCTCATGGGCGCGACGGGCACCGTGCGCAACTGGGAGGAACTCCGGCAGCGCCGTGAGGTGCGCGCGACCGCGAACCGCCTCGTGAACTTCGACGACGCGAACCTCAGGCGGTCGGCTCAGGCCGCCGTGGCGGCGTGCGCACGCGTGGAGCGGGCCATGGAGATCCTCGGCGACGGCATCCCCGACCACTTGAAGTACGCGGGCGAGCTGCGGCTCGCACATCGCGACGCGAGTCTCGACGAGTTGGGGCACCACGCCGACCCGCCCATGACGAAAGACGCCGTCGCGGGCCGCATCCGTCGCCTGCTGGCGATGGCCGACAAGCGTGCCGCCGAACTCGGCATCGATGGCACGGAGGCAAGCCTCCCGGCTGACTTCGACCTGGTGTGA
- a CDS encoding superoxide dismutase: protein MADYTLPDLPYDYAALEPSISGRIMELHHSKHHQAYVTGANTALAQLAEARETGNLANVNKLEKDLAFNLGGHVNHSIFWTNLSPEGGDKPTGDLAAAIDDQFGSFDAFQAHFTATALGVQGSGWSVLAWDSIGERLIVLQFFDQQANLPAGIVPLLMLDVWEHAYYLDYQNVRADYVKAFWNIANWANVQKRFETAREKTSGLLLLS, encoded by the coding sequence ATGGCTGACTACACCCTCCCCGATCTTCCGTACGATTACGCGGCGCTCGAGCCGTCGATCAGCGGTCGGATCATGGAGCTGCACCACTCGAAGCACCACCAGGCCTACGTCACGGGTGCGAACACCGCGCTCGCGCAACTCGCCGAGGCGCGCGAGACGGGGAACCTCGCCAACGTGAACAAGCTCGAGAAGGACCTCGCGTTCAACCTCGGCGGTCACGTCAACCACTCGATCTTCTGGACGAACCTCTCGCCCGAAGGCGGCGACAAGCCCACGGGCGACCTCGCGGCCGCGATCGACGACCAGTTCGGTTCATTCGACGCGTTCCAGGCGCACTTCACGGCGACGGCGCTCGGCGTGCAGGGCTCGGGCTGGTCGGTCCTCGCGTGGGACTCGATCGGAGAACGCCTGATCGTCCTGCAGTTCTTCGACCAGCAGGCGAACCTCCCGGCGGGCATCGTCCCGCTCCTCATGCTCGACGTGTGGGAGCACGCGTACTACCTCGACTACCAGAACGTGCGCGCCGACTACGTCAAGGCGTTCTGGAACATCGCGAACTGGGCGAACGTCCAGAAGCGCTTCGAAACGGCCCGAGAGAAGACTTCGGGCCTGCTGCTACTGTCATAG